In Macrobrachium rosenbergii isolate ZJJX-2024 chromosome 19, ASM4041242v1, whole genome shotgun sequence, the following are encoded in one genomic region:
- the LOC136848485 gene encoding uncharacterized protein, which yields MSSNALFPLFDHLQEGLSNFDIRRWTQNFDLKDFIKDIDLKTIGSLALIVVAVIFVLDLITKSYAPLGKSLAVSAADAWQRNRHQIQFSELGRESRPLEPVVEILDALAEAVKKWEKTEASSPQFQKSDTIIPQHQEFESSVPQHHSSEARLPQHQTSEAVRPQRETSEAERPQHPAFEAERPQHPAFEAERPQHPAFEAVRPQHPAFEAVRPQHPAFETVRPQHPAFEAVRPQRQTFEAERPQHQAFEAARPQHQTFQAQIPQHQNFEFRVPQHQNFQFPTHQPVTFETRLTQLQSTGFRIPQHQRFESRISQYQNSEAPQHQPASGDRFVWSN from the exons ATGTCTTCCAACGCTCTCTTCCCTCTCTTTGACCACCTGCAGGAGGGCCTGAGTAACTTCGACATCAGGAGATGGACGCAAAACTTTGATCTGAAGGACTTCATCAAGGATATCGATTTGAAGACAATTGGGTCTCTGGCCTTAATTGTTGTTGCCGTTATATTCGTCCTCGACTTGATAACGAAGTCCTACGCTCCTTTAGGGAAGTCTTTGGCAGTGTCGGCTGCCGACGCCTGGCAAAGGAATAGGCATCAGATCCAGTTCAGTGAACTTGGAAGAGAGAG TCGGCCGCTGGAGCCTGTCGTTGAAATACTGGACGCCCTGGCAGAAGCTGTCAAGAAATGGGAGAAAACCGAAGCCAGTTCACCACAGTTCCAGAAATCCGATACCATAATACCACAGCATCAGGAGTTCGAGTCCAGCGTACCCCAACATCACAGTTCTGAAGCCAGACTACCACAGCACCAGACTTCCGAAGCCGTAAGACCACAGCGCGAGACTTCCGAAGCCGAAAGACCACAGCATCCAGCTTTCGAAGCCGAAAGACCACAGCATCCAGCTTTCGAAGCCGAAAGACCACAGCATCCAGCTTTCGAAGCCGTGAGACCACAGCATCCAGCTTTCGAAGCCGTGAGACCACAGCATCCAGCTTTCGAAACCGTGAGACCACAGCATCCAGCTTTCGAAGCCGTGAGACCACAGCGCCAGACTTTCGAAGCCGAAAGACCACAGCATCAGGCTTTTGAAGCCGCAAGACCACAGCACCAGACATTCCAAGCACAAATACCACAGCATCAAAACTTCGAGTTCAGAGTACCACAGCACCAAAATTTCCAGTTCCCAACACACCAGCCTGTGACGTTCGAAACGAGATTAACACAGCTTCAGAGCACGGGCTTCAGAATACCTCAGCATCAAAGATTCGAATCCAGAATATCACAGTATCAGAATTCCGAAGCACCACAGCACCAGCCCGCTTCTGGAGACCGTTTTGTTTGGTCAAATTGA